From a single Maylandia zebra isolate NMK-2024a linkage group LG3, Mzebra_GT3a, whole genome shotgun sequence genomic region:
- the LOC112432467 gene encoding uncharacterized protein LOC112432467 produces MTSTQKDQHGAKSQRSQEADKPHRRKGEKTYSCDECGKSFTWAGYLKRHQVIHSGVKPYSCDLCGKSFTQAGHLKTHQVIHSGVKPYSCDLCGKSFTLAGSLKTHQLIHSGVKPYSCDLCGKSFTLAGSLKTHQLIHSGFKPYSCDLCGKSFTLAGNLKTHQLIHSGVKPYSCDLCGKSFTEAGSLKKHQLIHSGVKPYSCDLCGKSFTEARDLKKHQVIHSGVKPYSCDLCGKSFTQAGDLKKHQLIHSGVKPYSCDLCGKSFTQAGHLKKHQLIHSGVKPYSCNLCGKSFTQAGTLKRHQLIHSGFKPYSCDLCGKSFTLAGHLKKHQLIHSGFKPYSCDLCGKSFTLAGHLKKHQLIHSGVKPYSCDLCGKSFTQAGHLKKHQLIHSGVKPYSCDLCGKSFTQSGTLKKHQLIHSGVKPYSCDLCGKSFTQAGTLKKHQLIHSGLKAHNCELCGKAFALNSDLHRHLVSHSGIKA; encoded by the exons ATGACTTCAACACAAAAG gaccaacatggagcgaaaagtcagcgctctcaggaggccgacaaacctcacagaagaaaaggagagaaaacctacagctgtgatgagtgtggaaagtcttttacctgGGCTGGAtacttaaaaagacaccaagtcatccacagtggagttaaaccttacagctgtgacttgtgtggaaagtcttttacccaggctggacacctaaaaacacaccaagtcatccacagtggagttaaaccttacagctgtgacttgtgtggaaagtcttttaccctggctggaagcctaaaaacacaccaactcatccacagtggagttaaaccttacagctgtgacttgtgtggaaagtcttttaccctggctggaagcctaaaaacacaccaactcatccacagtggatttaaaccttacagctgtgacttgtgtggaaagtcttttaccctggctggaaacctaaaaacacaccaactcatccacagtggagttaaaccttacagctgtgacttgtgtggaaagtcttttaccgagGCTGGAAGcttgaaaaaacaccaactcatccacagtggagttaaaccttacagctgtgacttgtgtggaaagtcttttaccgagGCTCGAGACTTGAAAAAACACcaagtcatccacagtggagttaaaccttacagctgtgacttgtgtggaaagtcttttacccaggctggagacttgaaaaaacaccaactcatccacagtggagttaaaccttacagctgtgacttgtgtggaaagtcttttacccaggctggacacttgaaaaaacaccaactcatccacagtggagttaaaccttacagctgtaacttgtgtggaaagtcttttacccaggctggaaccttaaaaagacaccaactcatccacagtggatttaaaccttacagctgtgacttgtgtggaaagtcttttaccctggCTGGACActtgaaaaaacaccaactcatccacagtggatttaaaccttacagctgtgacttgtgtggaaagtcttttaccctggCTGGACActtgaaaaaacaccaactcatccacagtggagttaaaccttacagctgtgacttgtgtggaaagtcttttacccaggctggacacttgaaaaaacaccaactcatccacagtggagttaaaccttacagctgtgacttgtgtggaaagtcttttacccagtctggaaccttaaaaaaacaccaactcatccacagtggagttaaaccttacagctgtgacttgtgtggaaagtcttttacccaggctggaaccttaaaaaaacaccaactcatccacagtggactTAAAGCACACAACTGTGAGTTGTGTGGTAAGGCTTTTGCTCTAAATAGCGACTTACACAGGCATCTAGTttcccactctggaattaaggcgtaG